A genomic region of Christiangramia sp. OXR-203 contains the following coding sequences:
- a CDS encoding sigma-54 dependent transcriptional regulator, with product MESVQAIKQRFGIIGDDPKLNRAVEKAIQVAPTDISVLVTGESGVGKESIPKIIHALSHRKHGKYIAVNCGAIPEGTIDSELFGHEKGAFTGATQTRSGYFEVADGGTIFLDEVGELPLPTQVRLLRVLENGEFIKVGSSKVQKTDVRIVAATNINMFENIKKDKFREDLYYRLSTVEIALPPLRERKGDIHLLFRKFASDFGLKYKMPTIKLDDEAVALLLKYRWGGNIRQLRNIAEQVSVLEQKRNISGDELRQYLPDIGSNLPAVISDKKKEGDFSNEREILYKVLFDMKSDLNDLKKLTLKLMQEGDSQQVQDENEGLIEKIYGNSGDDIDEADIDEDELNVLQIPQQNSSSPSQEEKDKYYFAEEIEEEETLSLQDKELELIKKSLERHSGKRKAAAEELGISERTLYRKIKQYNL from the coding sequence ATGGAATCAGTTCAGGCAATTAAACAGCGATTTGGAATTATTGGAGATGATCCAAAGCTTAATCGTGCAGTAGAAAAGGCAATTCAGGTTGCGCCCACAGATATTTCAGTACTTGTTACCGGTGAAAGTGGAGTTGGTAAGGAAAGTATTCCGAAGATCATACACGCGCTTTCTCATCGTAAACATGGGAAGTACATCGCAGTGAACTGTGGAGCAATTCCTGAAGGAACTATCGATAGTGAATTGTTCGGACACGAAAAAGGTGCTTTTACCGGTGCTACTCAAACCAGAAGTGGTTATTTCGAGGTAGCCGATGGTGGGACCATATTTCTTGATGAGGTAGGGGAGTTACCGTTGCCAACGCAGGTAAGACTGCTTCGTGTGCTTGAGAATGGTGAATTTATAAAAGTAGGTTCTTCAAAAGTTCAGAAAACCGATGTTCGTATCGTAGCTGCTACGAATATTAATATGTTCGAAAACATCAAAAAGGATAAATTCCGGGAAGATCTTTATTACCGTTTGAGCACGGTGGAAATTGCATTGCCGCCATTAAGGGAAAGAAAAGGTGATATTCATCTGCTTTTCAGGAAATTTGCGTCAGATTTCGGATTAAAATATAAGATGCCTACGATAAAGCTTGATGATGAAGCAGTTGCTTTGTTGTTAAAATATCGTTGGGGAGGAAACATTCGGCAGTTACGAAATATTGCAGAGCAGGTTTCCGTTCTGGAACAGAAGAGAAATATTAGCGGCGATGAATTAAGACAATATCTTCCGGATATTGGCAGCAATTTACCAGCAGTAATTTCAGATAAAAAGAAAGAAGGAGATTTCAGCAATGAGAGAGAGATCCTTTATAAGGTCTTATTCGATATGAAAAGTGACCTGAACGATTTGAAGAAATTAACACTGAAGTTAATGCAGGAAGGAGATAGTCAACAGGTTCAGGATGAGAATGAAGGTCTTATTGAAAAGATCTACGGAAATAGCGGTGATGATATTGATGAAGCAGATATTGATGAAGATGAGTTGAACGTACTTCAAATTCCGCAACAAAATTCTTCATCACCAAGTCAGGAAGAAAAGGATAAGTATTATTTTGCTGAAGAGATCGAAGAGGAAGAAACACTTTCGCTTCAGGATAAAGAGTTGGAGCTTATCAAAAAGTCGCTGGAAAGACACAGTGGAAAGCGCAAGGCGGCGGCGGAAGAATTAGGAATAAGTGAACGAACTTTATATCGTAAGATCAAACAATACAATCTATAA
- a CDS encoding pyocin activator PrtN family protein — protein sequence MMQRLLQLELYLMRRLEISRMAGIPIHLRSHLDFQASVLLNLSWKQTKQLQRGWRHTRKIFLQYWITWKIVFSLWMLPCLMRVFTTTLVQIKQISLIHYSFLSKRLLQEQGSCSQISLPMLRMEMSGLVKLPSEVNL from the coding sequence ATGATGCAGCGCTTACTGCAATTAGAGCTTTACTTGATGAGGCGGCTGGAGATCTCCAGAATGGCGGGGATTCCTATCCATTTACGCTCACATCTGGATTTTCAGGCTTCAGTACTCCTCAATCTTTCCTGGAAGCAAACAAAGCAATTGCAGCGAGGGTGGCGGCATACCAGGAAGATTTTCCTGCAGTACTGGATTACTTGGAAGATAGTTTTCTCACTTTGGATGCTTCCATGCTTGATGAGGGTATTTACTACAACTTTAGTGCAGATCAAACAGATATCCTTAATCCATTATTCTTTCCTGTCGAAGCGACTACTGCAGGAGCAAGGATCGTGCAGCCAGATTTCGTTACCGATGCTGAGGATGGAGATGAGCGGCTTAGTAAAGTTGCCCAGCGAAGTGAACCTTTAA
- the rplU gene encoding 50S ribosomal protein L21: protein MYAIVEIAGQQFKVAKDQRVYVNRLAGKEGDSISFDKVLLTADGDSITVGAPAIEGALVGAKINRHLKGDKVIVFKKKRRKGYRTKNGHRQALTEILIEGIDLKGGSKSTSAKKEEPKKETKKEESSNDLSQNTVAELREMAKEKGVEGYSSMKKAELIAALS, encoded by the coding sequence ATGTACGCAATTGTAGAGATAGCAGGGCAGCAATTTAAAGTTGCAAAAGACCAGAGAGTTTATGTTAATCGCCTAGCAGGTAAAGAAGGAGACAGTATCTCTTTCGATAAGGTACTTCTTACTGCAGATGGAGATAGCATTACTGTTGGCGCCCCGGCTATAGAAGGAGCTTTGGTTGGAGCAAAGATCAACCGTCACCTTAAAGGAGACAAAGTAATCGTTTTCAAGAAGAAAAGACGTAAGGGTTACAGAACCAAAAATGGTCACAGACAGGCACTTACTGAAATTCTTATCGAAGGTATCGATCTTAAAGGTGGATCAAAATCCACTTCAGCTAAGAAAGAAGAGCCTAAGAAGGAAACTAAAAAAGAAGAATCTTCAAACGATCTAAGTCAGAATACAGTTGCAGAACTGAGAGAAATGGCTAAAGAAAAAGGCGTTGAAGGATATTCTTCAATGAAAAAAGCAGAATTAATTGCTGCATTAAGCTAG
- the miaB gene encoding tRNA (N6-isopentenyl adenosine(37)-C2)-methylthiotransferase MiaB — MEKTIDEKKQGNSLVMEPKAENTRKLFIESFGCAMNFSDSEIVASILSKEGFNTTQKLEEADLVLVNTCSIRDKAEQTVRKRLEKYNAVKRINPGMKVGVLGCMAERLKSKFLEEEKIVDMVVGPDAYKDLPNLVSEIEEGRSAMNVLLSKEETYGDISPVRLQSNGVSAFVSITRGCDNMCTFCVVPFTRGRERSRDPQSILEEVNDLANKGFKEITLLGQNVDSYLWYGGGLKKDFKNATEIQKATATDFSQLLKLVAEAHPKMRIRFSTSNPQDMTLDVIKMVAKYPNICNYIHLPVQSGSNRILKAMNRLHTREEYFELIRNIREMIPNCGISQDMITGFPTETEEDHQDTLSLMEKVVYDFGYMYAYSERPGTMAERKLADDVPHEVKKRRLQEIVDLQQKHSKQRTKRFLGEITEVLIERESKKSDKHWSGRNSQNTVVVFDKEDYKIGDFVNVKINDCTSATLIGEPVGYSDNN; from the coding sequence ATGGAGAAGACAATAGACGAAAAAAAGCAAGGGAACTCTTTAGTCATGGAGCCTAAAGCTGAAAATACCCGGAAACTTTTTATTGAAAGTTTTGGATGCGCAATGAACTTCAGTGATTCAGAAATAGTTGCTTCCATTCTTAGTAAAGAGGGTTTTAATACTACGCAAAAGTTAGAAGAGGCAGATCTTGTTCTGGTAAATACCTGCTCGATTCGTGATAAAGCGGAGCAAACTGTTAGAAAAAGACTTGAAAAATATAATGCTGTTAAAAGAATAAACCCGGGAATGAAAGTGGGAGTGCTCGGTTGTATGGCAGAGCGTCTTAAAAGTAAATTCCTGGAAGAAGAGAAGATCGTGGATATGGTTGTGGGGCCAGATGCTTATAAAGATCTTCCAAACCTTGTGAGTGAAATAGAAGAAGGAAGAAGTGCCATGAACGTACTTCTAAGCAAGGAGGAGACTTACGGAGATATTTCTCCGGTACGCCTGCAAAGTAATGGCGTTTCAGCATTTGTATCCATTACCCGAGGTTGTGATAATATGTGTACTTTTTGCGTGGTTCCGTTTACCCGCGGTCGTGAACGCAGTCGTGATCCTCAAAGTATTTTAGAAGAGGTGAACGATCTGGCAAATAAAGGTTTTAAAGAGATCACCTTATTAGGTCAGAATGTAGATAGTTATCTATGGTACGGTGGCGGACTAAAAAAAGACTTTAAAAATGCTACTGAAATTCAGAAGGCGACGGCGACAGATTTCTCTCAGCTTCTGAAACTTGTTGCAGAAGCACATCCTAAAATGAGAATAAGATTCTCAACTTCCAATCCACAGGACATGACGCTTGATGTAATCAAAATGGTGGCTAAATATCCTAATATCTGTAACTATATACATTTGCCGGTTCAATCTGGAAGTAACCGAATTTTAAAAGCGATGAACAGGTTGCACACCCGCGAAGAATATTTTGAGCTTATTCGAAATATCAGGGAGATGATTCCTAACTGCGGGATTTCTCAGGATATGATCACCGGCTTTCCAACAGAAACTGAAGAGGATCACCAGGATACCTTGTCCTTAATGGAGAAAGTTGTTTACGATTTCGGTTATATGTATGCCTATTCTGAAAGACCCGGAACTATGGCTGAGAGAAAGCTGGCAGATGATGTGCCTCATGAGGTGAAGAAAAGACGCCTACAGGAAATCGTTGATCTTCAGCAGAAGCATAGTAAACAACGAACAAAACGTTTCTTAGGTGAAATCACCGAAGTCCTGATCGAAAGAGAATCAAAAAAATCTGATAAACACTGGAGTGGTAGAAATTCACAAAATACCGTTGTGGTTTTTGATAAGGAAGATTATAAGATAGGTGATTTTGTAAACGTAAAAATAAATGACTGCACCAGTGCTACTCTCATAGGAGAACCAGTAGGATATAGTGATAATAATTAA
- a CDS encoding pitrilysin family protein, which yields MINKLGLLFCFFLIGIVGFAQEVEFTEYDLDNGLHVILHKDNSAPVVTTSVMYHVGGKDREDGRTGMAHFFEHLLFEGTENIPNGKWFEIVSSNGGSNNANTSQDRTYYYEVFPSNNLELGLWMESERMLHPIIGQKGVDTQNEVVKEERRLRMDNSPYGNLLPAMQENMFENHPYKDPNIGYMEDLDAATLDEFKAYFDKYYVPNNAVLVVAGDIKIDETKKMIQDYFGPIPSGDEVTRNFPKEEPITEQINAKSYDSNIQIPASVIGYRTPAFTEKDSYVLNMISDYLSDGNSSKLYKKLVDEQKQALQVGAFNLEQEDYGMYLIFSIPQGETELETLNTEIEEEIAKLRSELITEKDFQKLQNKAENNFVNSNSSIAGIANSLARNYLLYGDTDLINDQIDIYRNITREDIKRVASEYLKPNQRVVLEYLPASEQPE from the coding sequence ATGATTAACAAACTAGGACTGTTATTCTGCTTTTTCCTGATTGGAATCGTAGGATTTGCTCAGGAAGTAGAATTCACTGAGTATGATTTAGACAATGGGCTGCACGTGATCCTGCATAAGGATAACTCTGCTCCTGTTGTGACCACATCTGTTATGTACCATGTGGGTGGAAAAGACCGTGAAGACGGAAGAACCGGGATGGCTCACTTTTTTGAGCACCTTTTATTTGAAGGAACCGAGAACATTCCAAATGGAAAGTGGTTCGAAATCGTTAGCTCAAATGGTGGTAGCAACAATGCTAATACCAGCCAGGACAGAACTTATTACTACGAAGTATTCCCTTCAAACAACCTTGAATTAGGATTATGGATGGAATCTGAAAGAATGCTACACCCAATTATAGGTCAGAAAGGGGTGGATACTCAGAATGAAGTGGTAAAAGAGGAAAGAAGACTACGTATGGATAATTCTCCTTATGGTAACTTATTACCAGCTATGCAGGAGAATATGTTCGAAAATCATCCTTACAAGGATCCGAACATTGGCTATATGGAAGATCTTGATGCGGCTACCTTAGATGAATTCAAAGCTTACTTCGATAAATATTACGTGCCTAACAATGCTGTATTGGTAGTTGCTGGTGATATTAAGATAGATGAGACCAAGAAAATGATCCAGGATTACTTTGGTCCAATTCCTTCAGGAGATGAAGTAACCAGAAATTTCCCGAAAGAAGAACCCATTACAGAGCAGATCAATGCGAAGTCTTATGACTCAAACATCCAGATCCCGGCTTCAGTAATTGGATACAGAACTCCGGCTTTTACTGAAAAGGATTCTTATGTACTAAACATGATCTCTGACTACCTTAGTGATGGTAACAGCTCGAAACTTTACAAGAAACTGGTAGATGAGCAGAAGCAGGCACTTCAGGTTGGAGCCTTCAACCTGGAGCAGGAAGATTACGGGATGTACCTTATCTTCAGTATTCCGCAGGGAGAAACAGAACTTGAGACTTTAAACACAGAGATTGAGGAAGAGATCGCTAAATTGAGAAGTGAGCTTATTACTGAAAAAGATTTTCAGAAGCTACAGAACAAAGCAGAGAACAACTTTGTCAACTCAAATTCCAGTATTGCAGGTATTGCAAACTCTCTTGCAAGAAACTACCTTCTTTATGGAGATACTGATCTTATCAACGATCAAATCGATATTTACAGAAATATCACCAGAGAAGACATCAAAAGAGTTGCTTCAGAATACTTAAAGCCTAACCAAAGAGTAGTGCTTGAGTATTTACCAGCCAGCGAACAGCCGGAATAA
- a CDS encoding RagB/SusD family nutrient uptake outer membrane protein has product MQPDFVTDAEDGDERLSKVAQRSEPLTFDFLTGDYAVFRYTSNIDAIPIIRNEELILLYAEANIYQNPSEAVEALNLIRDSAGLDDYDGDTSEASLIDEMLMQRRYSLFAEGHRWLDVRRYDRLDELPTDREGDDVFEQFPIPLTENQ; this is encoded by the coding sequence GTGCAGCCAGATTTCGTTACCGATGCTGAGGATGGAGATGAGCGGCTTAGTAAAGTTGCCCAGCGAAGTGAACCTTTAACCTTCGATTTTCTAACAGGAGATTATGCGGTTTTCAGATATACTTCCAATATTGATGCGATTCCAATCATAAGAAATGAGGAACTAATACTTCTTTATGCGGAAGCGAATATTTATCAAAATCCTTCTGAAGCTGTAGAAGCTTTGAATCTAATAAGGGATTCAGCAGGACTGGATGATTATGATGGTGATACTTCTGAAGCTTCTCTTATTGATGAGATGCTTATGCAAAGAAGATATTCGTTGTTTGCTGAAGGTCATCGCTGGCTGGATGTACGCAGGTATGATCGTCTGGATGAATTACCTACCGATAGGGAAGGGGATGATGTATTTGAGCAATTTCCGATTCCGCTTACAGAAAACCAGTAA
- the rpmA gene encoding 50S ribosomal protein L27, translated as MAHKKGVGSSKNGRESESKRLGVKIFGGQAAVAGNIIVRQRGTAHRPGDNVYAGKDHTLHAKVDGLVKFTKKKDDKSYVSIEPFQA; from the coding sequence ATGGCACATAAAAAAGGAGTTGGTAGTTCCAAGAACGGTAGAGAATCAGAATCGAAACGTTTAGGCGTGAAGATCTTTGGTGGACAAGCTGCTGTTGCGGGAAATATTATCGTAAGACAAAGAGGTACTGCTCACCGTCCAGGTGATAACGTATACGCTGGAAAAGATCATACTTTACATGCTAAAGTTGACGGACTAGTGAAATTCACTAAGAAGAAAGATGATAAATCTTATGTTTCTATCGAGCCATTTCAGGCATAG
- a CDS encoding pitrilysin family protein, giving the protein MRKNILTLAAFATLTVGVSAQIDRSQMPEPGPAPKVNVDEPETFKLDNGMQVMIVENNKLPRVAMSLRFDNAPHAEGAKAGVSGITGDLIGTGTKNMSKDEFNEKVDFLGARLNFYAGGANANTLSKYFPDVLALMADGMINAEFTQEEFDKSKARTIDGLKSSEKDVSYNARRVRSALAYGKDHPYGEFSTEETVNAVTLEDVKSYYKTWFSPKNAYLVVVGDVDEDEVKDLVKKNFSSWTGKATPEAKMPAVSNVEQTEINFIDMPNAVQSEIALVNTINLKKKDDDYFPVLVANKILGGGGEARLFLNLREDKGYTYGAYSSTGNDKYASTFVASASVRNEVTDSSVVAFLDEVYKMRNEMVTDQELANAKAKITGDFVLSLEQPSTIANFAMEIETEDLNDDFYEEYLERIDKVTKEDVQRVAKKYFLADNSRIVIAGKGADVLENLEKMTYNGKTYPINYYNRFGEKTEKPEQKQVDANMSVEKVYNKYIDAIGGREAVEGIETVKMIASANVQGRELGLDMTRTAAGKLSQEVTMGGQVVSKQVFNGEKGFVMQMGQKMPYNEDQIKVAKTDANAFPELTVGDAKIEGIEQVDGKDAYVVSADDTTKNYYAVDSGLKVQSVKTVSQGGQTMSIPTGYSDYQEVKGVKFPFTISQSMGPQSFEFKVSEIMVNEGVEDADFSVE; this is encoded by the coding sequence ATGAGAAAAAATATACTAACTCTAGCAGCGTTTGCAACGCTAACAGTTGGAGTTTCAGCTCAGATCGACCGCAGTCAGATGCCCGAACCGGGTCCTGCCCCAAAAGTAAATGTGGACGAACCTGAAACCTTCAAGCTTGATAATGGAATGCAGGTAATGATCGTGGAAAATAATAAATTACCACGAGTTGCCATGTCTCTTAGATTTGACAATGCTCCTCATGCTGAAGGTGCCAAAGCGGGTGTTTCCGGAATTACCGGTGACCTGATTGGAACCGGAACCAAGAACATGTCTAAAGATGAATTCAATGAGAAAGTTGATTTCCTTGGTGCACGTCTAAATTTTTACGCTGGTGGAGCTAATGCAAATACACTATCCAAATACTTTCCTGATGTGCTTGCTTTAATGGCAGACGGAATGATCAACGCAGAATTTACCCAGGAAGAGTTCGACAAGTCTAAAGCAAGAACTATCGACGGACTTAAAAGCAGCGAAAAGGATGTTTCTTACAACGCACGTAGAGTTCGCTCTGCCTTAGCTTATGGTAAAGATCACCCTTACGGTGAATTCTCTACGGAAGAAACTGTAAATGCAGTAACCCTGGAGGATGTGAAATCTTACTACAAAACATGGTTCTCTCCAAAAAATGCCTACCTGGTAGTTGTTGGAGACGTAGATGAAGATGAAGTAAAAGATCTTGTAAAAAAGAACTTTTCTTCATGGACAGGCAAAGCGACTCCAGAAGCTAAAATGCCTGCAGTTTCCAATGTAGAGCAAACAGAGATCAACTTTATTGATATGCCAAACGCTGTACAGTCTGAAATCGCTCTTGTAAATACCATCAATCTTAAGAAAAAGGATGATGATTACTTCCCGGTTCTTGTAGCTAACAAGATTCTTGGTGGAGGTGGTGAAGCAAGATTATTCCTTAACCTTCGTGAGGACAAAGGTTATACTTATGGAGCTTACTCAAGCACCGGGAATGATAAATATGCTTCAACTTTTGTAGCCAGTGCAAGTGTAAGAAATGAAGTTACAGATAGCTCTGTAGTAGCATTCCTGGACGAGGTTTACAAAATGAGAAACGAAATGGTGACAGATCAGGAACTGGCGAATGCCAAGGCTAAGATCACTGGAGATTTCGTTCTTTCATTAGAGCAACCTTCAACTATCGCGAATTTCGCCATGGAAATAGAAACCGAAGATCTAAATGATGATTTCTACGAAGAGTATCTAGAGAGAATCGACAAGGTTACTAAAGAAGACGTTCAACGTGTTGCAAAGAAGTATTTCCTTGCAGATAATTCAAGAATCGTGATCGCAGGTAAAGGTGCAGATGTATTGGAGAATCTTGAGAAGATGACCTATAATGGCAAAACTTACCCGATCAATTACTATAATAGATTTGGGGAGAAGACTGAAAAGCCAGAGCAAAAGCAAGTCGATGCTAATATGAGCGTTGAGAAGGTATACAACAAGTATATTGATGCTATTGGTGGTCGTGAGGCAGTTGAAGGCATCGAAACTGTAAAAATGATCGCCAGTGCAAATGTTCAGGGTAGAGAACTTGGACTTGACATGACTAGAACTGCTGCTGGAAAATTAAGCCAGGAAGTAACTATGGGTGGTCAGGTTGTAAGCAAGCAGGTATTCAATGGTGAGAAAGGTTTCGTAATGCAGATGGGACAGAAAATGCCATACAACGAAGACCAGATCAAAGTTGCCAAGACAGATGCAAATGCATTTCCTGAGCTTACTGTTGGTGATGCGAAGATCGAAGGGATCGAGCAGGTAGACGGTAAAGATGCTTACGTAGTAAGTGCAGATGATACTACAAAAAATTACTATGCTGTAGACAGCGGACTAAAAGTACAGTCTGTAAAGACAGTTAGCCAGGGAGGTCAGACAATGAGCATTCCGACTGGGTATAGTGATTATCAGGAAGTAAAAGGAGTAAAATTCCCTTTCACTATCTCACAAAGTATGGGACCACAATCTTTTGAATTTAAAGTTTCAGAAATTATGGTGAACGAAGGAGTAGAAGATGCAGATTTCTCTGTAGAATAA
- a CDS encoding TIGR03643 family protein: protein MIAEEYELDERQIDRIIAMAWEDRTTFEAIEFQFGLKEVEVIRFMREQMHPRNWRKWRARVQGRKTKHEKLRSDDVSRFKSKAQRQITGNRISKKKY, encoded by the coding sequence ATGATCGCAGAAGAATATGAATTAGACGAGAGGCAGATAGATCGAATAATCGCCATGGCCTGGGAGGACAGAACTACCTTCGAAGCTATCGAATTTCAATTTGGTTTAAAAGAGGTGGAGGTTATCAGGTTCATGCGTGAGCAAATGCATCCAAGAAACTGGAGAAAATGGAGAGCGAGGGTTCAGGGTAGAAAGACAAAACATGAGAAGCTAAGAAGTGATGATGTAAGCAGATTCAAAAGTAAAGCTCAGCGTCAAATTACTGGTAATAGAATTAGCAAGAAGAAATATTAA
- a CDS encoding DUF4199 domain-containing protein, with product MGKFSIPIKYGVAVAAGLIAYFLILSLFDAHNQPIYSLFNGVIMAYGMFEAVKHYRLHKGNKFKYQKGFMASLLTGFNATIIFTIFFGVYSTEINPGFLDDLITVWITDYNTSIGVVLFVVAVMGFATSLVLTLAYMQLFKDSWNTKEAKKHTL from the coding sequence ATGGGTAAATTCAGTATTCCTATTAAATACGGTGTCGCTGTTGCCGCCGGTCTTATTGCTTATTTTCTAATTCTCTCATTATTCGATGCTCACAATCAGCCAATTTATAGCTTATTCAATGGGGTGATCATGGCTTACGGGATGTTTGAGGCTGTTAAGCATTATAGACTTCATAAAGGAAATAAATTTAAATATCAAAAAGGCTTTATGGCCAGTTTGCTAACGGGCTTTAATGCAACTATTATATTCACGATCTTCTTCGGAGTTTATTCTACGGAAATTAATCCCGGTTTTTTAGATGATCTAATTACGGTTTGGATTACAGATTACAACACCAGTATTGGTGTGGTGTTATTTGTTGTAGCTGTAATGGGATTTGCTACGAGTTTGGTTCTAACCCTGGCATACATGCAATTGTTCAAAGATTCATGGAATACGAAGGAAGCGAAGAAGCACACGCTATAA
- a CDS encoding DMT family transporter → MKNSKWIYLIILSIVWGSSFILIKKALVGLSPLQVGSFRIIFAALFLIFVGFRSLMKLNGKQWKWIVISGFLGSFFPVYFFAFAETEIDSAIASILNATTPLLTLIVGAAFFRAVVTQNKITGVIIGLLGTFGLILSGASINPDQNYFYSLLVIMATACYAVNVNILKTKMSDISPLGITAGNFFVLLFPALLILYFSGFFEQEPITTIVELSLVYVGILGVIGTGVAMIIFNKLIQISDPVFTTSVTYTIPVVAVGWGMLDGEVFSFWQLVSAMVILLGVFIVNRSRNIIRRRNSNI, encoded by the coding sequence TTGAAAAACAGCAAGTGGATCTATCTTATAATCCTTTCTATTGTTTGGGGTAGTTCCTTTATTCTTATTAAAAAAGCCCTTGTAGGATTGAGTCCTTTGCAGGTTGGGTCTTTCAGAATCATATTTGCAGCACTGTTTTTAATATTTGTAGGTTTCCGAAGTTTGATGAAACTGAATGGGAAACAATGGAAATGGATCGTAATTTCAGGATTTCTCGGTTCATTCTTTCCGGTATATTTCTTCGCCTTTGCTGAAACCGAAATCGATAGTGCCATCGCTTCCATACTGAATGCGACCACTCCCTTATTGACTTTGATCGTAGGAGCTGCTTTCTTTCGGGCTGTAGTTACACAGAATAAGATCACCGGCGTGATTATTGGCCTGCTAGGAACCTTCGGACTCATCCTTAGCGGGGCGAGTATCAATCCAGATCAGAATTACTTTTATAGTCTGCTGGTGATTATGGCAACGGCATGTTACGCTGTAAACGTAAATATTCTCAAGACTAAGATGAGTGATATAAGTCCGCTTGGAATTACCGCAGGGAACTTTTTTGTGCTCTTATTTCCAGCACTTTTGATCCTGTATTTTTCAGGATTTTTTGAACAGGAGCCTATTACTACTATAGTTGAATTATCGCTCGTTTACGTAGGAATACTGGGCGTCATTGGAACCGGGGTGGCAATGATCATTTTCAATAAATTGATACAGATCTCAGATCCTGTATTTACTACATCGGTTACTTATACCATTCCGGTAGTTGCTGTTGGATGGGGAATGTTGGATGGAGAGGTCTTTAGTTTCTGGCAGTTAGTTTCAGCAATGGTGATACTGCTGGGTGTATTCATTGTGAATCGCTCAAGAAATATTATCAGAAGAAGAAATAGCAACATATAA